Below is a genomic region from Neorhizobium galegae.
AGTCGACCCTTTCGCCGAGCCGGAACGCCTGACGCTCGCTGAAGCCTTCGACCGGTTCGCTGGCATCGACCTGCTCGCCTCCGTCGCGACGAACGGCGATACCGACAGGGACCTTTTGGCGGCCGGCCTGAAAAAGGCCGATATTCGCTTTGCCGAAGACGACACCTGGGCAGACCTTTTCAGCAAGGTTCTGGTCGAGAAGGTCGAGCCGCATCTCGGCCAGGACCGCGCGACGATCCTCCATGAATACCCGGTTTGCGAAGCAGCGCTTGCCCGCCCTTCCGCCCGTGATCCGCGGGTCGCCGAACGTTTCGAGCTTTATGCCTGCGGCGTCGAGCTTGCCAATGCCTTTGGGGAACTGACCGACGCCGGCGAACAACGCCGCCGTTTCGAGCACGAGATGGCCGAGAAATCCCGCATCTACGGCGAACGTTATCCGCTCGACGAAGACTTTCTCGACGCGCTTTCGATCATGCCCGACGCAAGCGGCGCCGCACTCGGCTTCGACCGGCTCGCCATGCTGGCAACGGGTGCGACCCATATCGAACAGGTCATGTGGGCGCCGGTCGCGGAGGTGCTTGGATGACCGCAACGCGTTCACTGAAGGCCGCCGATGATCTGGTATCCGCCGGACTGATCGAACCCGAAAAACTTGCCTCCATTCGTGCGGTGGCGGATCATTATGCCATCGCCCTGACACCGACCGTGGTTTCGCTCATCGACCGCACAGACCGGCAGGATCCGATCGCCCGGCAATTCGTCCCCGATCCGGCCGAACTGCTGACGACGCCGGAAGAGCGTGCCGACCCGATCGGCGATCAGGCGCACAGCCCGGTCAAGGGCATCGTTCACCGCTATCCGGACCGGGTGCTGCTGAAGGCCGTGCATATCTGCCCGGTCTACTGCCGCTTCTGCTTCCGCCGCGAGATGGTCGGGCCACAAGGCGACGGAACGCTGGCGCCTGAAGAGCTGTCGGCGGCACTCGCCTATATCCGCGAGCATTCGGAGATTTGGGAAGTGATCCTCACCGGCGGCGATCCGCTGGTGCTTTCGCCGAGAAGGCTTGCTGCCATCATGCGCGGCCTTGCAGAGATTCCCCATGTAAAGATCGTCCGCTTCCACACGCGGGTGCCCGTCGTCGAACCGGAGCGCATCGACGCGGCAATGATTGCGGCACTGAAGGAAAGCGGCAAGGTGGTCTACATCGCGCTGCACGCCAACCATCCGCGCGAAATGACCGACGCCGCCCGTGCCGCCTGCTCCCGCCTGGTCGATACCGGTTTTCCGATGGTGAGCCAGACGGTGCTCTTGCGCGGCGTCAATGACGATCCGGCGGTGCTTGGCGACCTGATGAAGGCTTTCGTCGAGACCCGGATCAAGCCCTATTACCTGCACCATCCCGACCTCGCCCCGGGTACGAGCCACTTCCGGCTGGATATCGCCGAGGGCCAGAAGATCGTCTCGGCGCTGCGCGGCACCATCTCCGGCCTCTGCCAGCCCACCTATGTCCTGGATATCCCCGGCGGCCACGGCAAGGCGGTGATCGGCGAAAGCGCCGTGCGCGGCGAAGGCGGATGTTATTCCGTCAGCGATTTCCGCGGCGGGGAGCATGCGTATCCTCCGAAATGACACGGGTTCTTGTTCACGCGGCGAAGTGCGCCCGTGGCTTGGCCTGTTTGGAGAGCCCACACGAATGCGGAACCTCGATTGATTTTTTAATGGTGGCTCCGCATTCGCGTGGCCTTCGGCGTCTTTTCGGGGCTTCCGGCCCCTACAGGTGATCACCTCGCCCCACTGCGTGGCTTCGTTCGCGATCTCCTTTCGGGAAATCCTGCCACTTGCACGGCTCAACCGAACCCGGCCCGGTGGCCAGGGGGAGGCTTGATAGGAAGGCTTGCCTTTCAGCGCACCCTCCATGGCTTTCACCTCCCTGACCTTTCCTGCACGTTACAGGTCCAACCAGGGCGCCGGCCCCCGCCTGCCCGCGAACGTCTCGCGAAACACTCCGGCGACGGAAGCGGGGGGATTGTAGGCATAGCGCAGAAGGGCGGGGAAACTAAAACCGGAAAAATTTGGCGTGCCGCGTAAGCCTCCTCTGCCTGCCGGGCATCTCCCACCAGGTCAGAGCCATCACATATGGAATGTGCGGCAGCGCGGCATTCTTAACCCTCCCCCTTGTGGGGAGGGTGGCCGGCAGGCGGGAGGGGTTTTGATGCTGGATGAAGTCCCCTCCCCAACCCCTCCCCGCAAGGGGGAGGGGCTCCACGCGCCGCCCCATGCCTTCATGGGATCGCCCTGCTCTTGAGGGGAGATTGGCTGGGCTGCAAGGCAGCGGGCTGAACTCGCCTCGTCATCGAAGGGCGCAGGATCAGCT
It encodes:
- the epmA gene encoding EF-P lysine aminoacylase EpmA, producing the protein MSSSRPAISRSPWWTPANHADRRPFLMGRNAVQTALRDFFSERDFIEVDTATLQVSPGNETHLHAFATEAVAIDGGRAPLYLHTSPEFAAKKLMAAGEKRIFTFAHVYRNRERGPLHHPEFTMLEWYRVGESYEQLMADCAEMLALVADTTRTGRFAFRGMEVDPFAEPERLTLAEAFDRFAGIDLLASVATNGDTDRDLLAAGLKKADIRFAEDDTWADLFSKVLVEKVEPHLGQDRATILHEYPVCEAALARPSARDPRVAERFELYACGVELANAFGELTDAGEQRRRFEHEMAEKSRIYGERYPLDEDFLDALSIMPDASGAALGFDRLAMLATGATHIEQVMWAPVAEVLG
- a CDS encoding lysine-2,3-aminomutase-like protein; this encodes MTATRSLKAADDLVSAGLIEPEKLASIRAVADHYAIALTPTVVSLIDRTDRQDPIARQFVPDPAELLTTPEERADPIGDQAHSPVKGIVHRYPDRVLLKAVHICPVYCRFCFRREMVGPQGDGTLAPEELSAALAYIREHSEIWEVILTGGDPLVLSPRRLAAIMRGLAEIPHVKIVRFHTRVPVVEPERIDAAMIAALKESGKVVYIALHANHPREMTDAARAACSRLVDTGFPMVSQTVLLRGVNDDPAVLGDLMKAFVETRIKPYYLHHPDLAPGTSHFRLDIAEGQKIVSALRGTISGLCQPTYVLDIPGGHGKAVIGESAVRGEGGCYSVSDFRGGEHAYPPK